The Herminiimonas arsenitoxidans sequence CCGGCGATGACCAATGTCATTACAGCGAAAAATGGCAAGCGCTCCAATATCATGATCATTCCTGATAAAGAGTGCGTAGTGAATCAAGGACTAAGCTCTACCCGAGGCGGAAAAATGGCTGGATATATGTATGCAGCCGATGGCATCACCGCGGACCGGTTGATGTACCCGCGTTTTTATGCTGGTGATCAATGGCTTGACACGTCGTGGGACCATGCAATGGCCATCTACGCGGGACTTACCAAGAAGATTCTTGATCAGGGAAATGTACGCGACATCATGTTTGCGACATTCGATCATGGTGGTGCAGGTGGTGGCTTTGAAAACACTTGGGGTTCAGGCAAGTTGATGTTTAGTGCTATTCAGACTCCAACTGTCCGCATCCATAATCGACCCGCCTACAATTCCGAGTGCCATGCAACGCGTGAAATGGGCATTGGCGAATTGAATAACAGCTATGAAGACGCGCAAGTAGCCGACGTTATTTGGTCGATCGGAAACAACCCCTACGAAACGCAAACCAACTATTTCCTGAATCATTGGCTGCCGAATCTGAACGGCTCTACAGAAGAGAAAAAGAAACAATGGTTTGCAGGAGAGCCTGTTGGTCCTGGACGTATGATTTTTGTCGATCCTCGACGGACTACTTCGATCGCGATTGCCGAGCAAACTGCAAAAGATCGAGTACTGCATCTCGATATCAATCCCGGAACCGATGTCGCACTTTTCAATGGCCTTCTGACCTACGTTGTTCAGCAGGGTTGGGTCGCCAAGGAATTTATTGCGCAACATACTGTTGGCTTTGAAGATGCAGTCAAGACTAACCAGATGAGCCTGGCTGATTGCAGCCGCATTACCGGCGTATCAGAAGACAAATTACGTCAAGCTGCCGAGTGGTCATACAAACCGAAAGCGCCAGGGAAAATGCCACGCACTATGCACGCATACGAAAAAGGCATTATCTGGGGCAATGATAATTACAACATTCAATCATCACTATTGGATTTGGTGATTGCTACTCAGAATGTCGGTCGTCGTGGCACCGGTTGTGTGCGCATGGGTGGACATCAAGAAGGATATGTACGCCCTCCACATCCAACAGGAGAAAAAATATACGTTGATCAAGAAATCATCCAAGGTAAAGGACGGATGATGACCTGGTGGGGCTGCAACAACTTCCAGACAAGCAACAATGCCCAAGCTTTGCGTGAAGTGAGCCTGCGTCGAAGTCAGATCGTCAAGGACGCAATGAGTAAAGCTCGCGGTGCCTCTGCAGCGGAGATGGTTGACATCATCTACGACGCGACTAGCAAAGGCGGTCTGTTTGTAACCAGTATCAATCTTTATCCTACCAAGTTATCTGAAGCTGCTCACCTCATGTTGCCGGCAGCGCATCCAGGCGAAATGAATCTCACATCGATGAATGGCGAACGTCGCATGCGTCTGTCAGAAAAATTCATGGATGCGCCGGGTGATGCGTTACCGGATTGCCTGATTGCTGCAAAGGCCGCTAATACGCTCAAGGCGATGTACGAAGCCGAAGGCAAACCTGACATGGCCAAGCGTTTTTCTGGCTTCGATTGGAAAACTGAAGAAGATGCATTTAATGATGGTTTCCGTCGTGCCGGCCAACCCGGAGCTGGCCCTATAGACAGTCAAGGTGGCGATACCGGTGTACTTGCAACATATGCATTGTTGCGAGCGGCGGGGACCAATGGCGTACAACTACCAATCAAACGAGTTGAAAATGGCAAGATGATCGGCACAGCCATTCATTACGACGACAATAAGTTTGATACCAAGGATGGCAAAGCCCATTTCAAACCAGCTCCCTGGAATGGCTTACCCAAGCCGGTGGAAGCACAAAAAGCTAAGCACAAATTCTGGCTTAACAATGGGCGGGCCAATGAAGTATGGCAATCTGCCTACCATGATCAGTACAACGACTTCGTTAAAAGTCGATACCCGCTTGCCTATATCGAGCTAAATCCTGGTGATGCTCAATCCCTAGGGGTTACGGCAGGCGACGTAGTGGAAGTGTTCAATGATTATGGCTCTACTTTCGCAATGGCTTATCCGGTAAAAGATATGAAGCCATCACATACATTCATGCTTTTTGGATACGTCAATGGCATACAGGGTGATGTGACCACCGATTGGGTAGATAGAAATATCATTCCTTACTACAAAGGAACGTGGGGTAGCGTGCGACGTATCGGCTCTATCGAGCAGTACAAGAAAACGGTGTCCACAAAACGGCGCGCATTTGATAACGCGTAGTCAACCCTGATAACGTCATGGCCAGGCGATGGAAACATCGCTTGTTTCAACAATGCATATGTCTAACACGCACTTTGTGATTCCACCAGAAGCAGTTCTTGACCATCTGATGACTCGGTTTTCTATGGGAATCAAACATTTAGTTGAGCCCGGACCAAATGATATTCAACTGAGACAAATTGCACATATTGCATTACGTGCGCCTGATCACGGTGAGTTGGTTCCATTTCGTCTTTGTGTTGTGCAAGGCAACGGTCGAGAACGACTCGCTGATTTGTTCGAAACTTACGCTAGATCAAACGACAAAGATGATGAAGCTTGTGCGATTGAACGGGAACGTGCATTACGGGCTCCGATGTCGATTGCTGTCATTAGTAAAGTGATTAACCATCCAGTGGTGCCCGTGCACGAGCAATGGGCTTGTATTGGCGGGGCCGTCACAAACATTCTTAATGCCATTCACTTAATGGGGTTCGCGGGAAAGATGCTTAGTGGG is a genomic window containing:
- a CDS encoding arsenate reductase (azurin) large subunit, whose translation is MSKNRDRVALPPVNAQKTNMTCHFCIVGCGYHVYKWDENKEGGRAANQNALGLDFTKQLPPFATTLTPAMTNVITAKNGKRSNIMIIPDKECVVNQGLSSTRGGKMAGYMYAADGITADRLMYPRFYAGDQWLDTSWDHAMAIYAGLTKKILDQGNVRDIMFATFDHGGAGGGFENTWGSGKLMFSAIQTPTVRIHNRPAYNSECHATREMGIGELNNSYEDAQVADVIWSIGNNPYETQTNYFLNHWLPNLNGSTEEKKKQWFAGEPVGPGRMIFVDPRRTTSIAIAEQTAKDRVLHLDINPGTDVALFNGLLTYVVQQGWVAKEFIAQHTVGFEDAVKTNQMSLADCSRITGVSEDKLRQAAEWSYKPKAPGKMPRTMHAYEKGIIWGNDNYNIQSSLLDLVIATQNVGRRGTGCVRMGGHQEGYVRPPHPTGEKIYVDQEIIQGKGRMMTWWGCNNFQTSNNAQALREVSLRRSQIVKDAMSKARGASAAEMVDIIYDATSKGGLFVTSINLYPTKLSEAAHLMLPAAHPGEMNLTSMNGERRMRLSEKFMDAPGDALPDCLIAAKAANTLKAMYEAEGKPDMAKRFSGFDWKTEEDAFNDGFRRAGQPGAGPIDSQGGDTGVLATYALLRAAGTNGVQLPIKRVENGKMIGTAIHYDDNKFDTKDGKAHFKPAPWNGLPKPVEAQKAKHKFWLNNGRANEVWQSAYHDQYNDFVKSRYPLAYIELNPGDAQSLGVTAGDVVEVFNDYGSTFAMAYPVKDMKPSHTFMLFGYVNGIQGDVTTDWVDRNIIPYYKGTWGSVRRIGSIEQYKKTVSTKRRAFDNA
- a CDS encoding nitroreductase family protein, which produces METSLVSTMHMSNTHFVIPPEAVLDHLMTRFSMGIKHLVEPGPNDIQLRQIAHIALRAPDHGELVPFRLCVVQGNGRERLADLFETYARSNDKDDEACAIERERALRAPMSIAVISKVINHPVVPVHEQWACIGGAVTNILNAIHLMGFAGKMLSGEKVRNPLIIDAFCDTNETLLGWISIGTPTKSLGTRHEKSVDAILSYF